The genomic window AGATCGTGCCGCTGACGACGCCGCCGTACATGAGGCGGTAGTTGTAGTTCTGCGACAGCGGCCAGAGGTCCGGCTTCAGCTTCAGCAGGGCGTTGACGAGCTGCGGCTGGTCCATGATCTGCGGCCCGTGCCGCGCCGCGGCCCTCGCGAAGGATTCGCCCCACGCCTCGGAAATCGGCCCCGCGAAGGCGCCTCGGATGAAGAGCACGCCGGAGTTGAGGGCGTAGTAGCGCCGCGACTCCTTGTCGACGGCGTCGGCCATCGTGACGATCTCCTCGCGGTGGTAGGGCATGTGGACCCCCGCGATGTCGAACGCGCCGAACTCGAAGACGCGGCTGATGTCGTCGTAGATGACGGTATCGGTGTCGAGGAAGATGCAGTCGGACCCGGCCATGGTGCCGATCGAGCGGATCTTGAAGGCCTTCGGCAGCTCGTCACCCTCGAGCGGGACGATGTCCGTGAACGGGAAGTCCGGACGCCGGGCGAGCGCCTCGACGAGATCCGGCCGGCTCGTCAGCAGGCGGATGGGCTTGTCGGTATAGCGGCGCAGGGAGCGGGCGGAGACGAGGGCTTCGGCGGTGTAGACCGGCGGCGCGTCGGGCCGGTCGAAGGCACTGTAGATGAACATTGGGCCCGCTCGACAAGGGATTCGTGTCGCTGGAACTGGATTGTGTGCATGCGCGATGATGAGGACGAAGTCCATCGCGTACCGGAAACTCCGATGCGCTATGGTATTTTACGGCAATGTTGTGGTCGAAATGATCGCTTTCGTCACGGAGCTGCCCTGTTGGGCATGATGCAAGGTGTTGATGCAGTTCGGTTGTACGCGAACGATTGCACCGAGCCGGACAACGCGGCACAAGGAACCACATCCGAGGAGCGGAGACGACATAAAGCTCATGTCTGAAGAGAAAACGCCGCATGAGGACGCGCTCGACCGCGTCCTGACCGTCGAGGTCATGCGTGTCACCGAACGTGCTGCCGTGGCGGCGGCGCGTTTGCGCGGTCGTGGCGACGAGAAAGCGGCCGACCAGGCTGCGGTCGACGCCATGCGGCGAGAACTGAACCGCCTTGCCATCGAGGGCATCGTCGTGATCGGCGAGGGCGAGCGCGACGAGGCGCCGATGCTGTACATCGGTGAAGCCGTCGGCACCGGCGGTCACCGCGTCGACATCGCCCTGGACCCGCTCGAGGGCACCACGCTCTGCGCCAAGGACATGCCGAATTCCATCGCGACGCTCGCGCTCGCGAACGGTGGCGCGCTTCTCCATGCGCCCGACGTCTACATGCAGAAGATCGCCATCGGCCCCGGCTATCCGGACGGCCTTCTCGAGCTGGACATGCCGCCGGACGAGGTCGTCCGCCGCGTCGCGCGGGAGAAGGGCGTGCCGCCGGCCGAGGTCACGGCCTGCGTGCTCGACCGGCCGCGCCACACCCAGCTCATCGACGAGCTGCGGAAGACGGGTGCGGCCGTGCGTCTCATCTCGGACGGCGACGTCGCGGGCGTGATCAACACGACGAACCCGCTCGAGTCGGGGATCGACCTCTACATCGGCATCGGCGCCGCGCCGGAAGGCGTGCTCGCGGCCGCTGCGCTGCGCTGCGTCGGCGGCCAGATGCAGGGCCGGCTCATCCTCGACAACGAGGAGCGCCGCAGCCGCGCTGAAAAGATGGGCATCTCCGATCCGGACAAGATCTATACACACGAGGAGATGGCCTCCGGCGACGTGTACTTCTCCGCGACCGGCGTGACCGACGGCAACCTCGTGCGCGGCGTGCGGTTCCACCCGGATTATATCGAGACGGAAACGATCGTGATGCGGTCCTTCCACGGCACCGTGCGCACGATCCGGGCGCGCCACACGGACTTCTCGAAGTTCCTGCCGGCCTGAGGCGGCGGGCGTTTCGAAAGGCGACATGACCCCGAAGGATCCGTTCAACGCCTTCGTGGATCTCGTCCCGGAACCGGGACCGGGGCCCCGCCTCGCGGTCAAGGACATGATCGCGGTGGAAGGGCTCCTCCAGACGGCCGGTCTGCCCGTGCGGGCCGGCCGGCGCGCCTCGCGGGACGCCCGGGTCGTCACCCGGTTCCGCGAGGCCGGCTACGCCGTCGTCGGGAGCACGGCGACCGACGAGGCGGGGTTCGGCACGATGACGGCGGCTGTCGCCAACCCGCGCCATCCCGGCCGCGCGGTCGGCGGCTCCAGCGGCGGCTCGGCCGCCGCGGTGGCGGCAGGCCTCGCGGACATCGGCCTCGGCACCGACACCGGCGGATCGGTCCGCATCCCCGCCGCCTATTGCGACCTCACATCCTACAAGCCGACGAACGAGCGGGCCGAGATGGACGGCGTCCTGCCGCTCTCCCCCGCGTTCGACGTCGTCGGCGTGATGGCGCGCACGCTCGGCGACCTCGCCCCGGTCGCGCCTTTTCTGGTCGACCGCTGGGACGGCGTCGACGCGGCGCCGGCGCGCCTGACCTTCGCCGTGGACGAGCTGGGGGCGGCGGACGTGTTCGTCGCCGAGACGTTCGCGCCCATCGCCCGTGCGTTCGGTGCGGCGCCGTTTGCGAGCCCGCTGCCGTACGAGCCGGTCGCGATCGCGCATTCGGACCTCGTCTGCGCCGACGCCCTCGCCGTCCACCGGGAGGACTGGGGGAGGGCGCCCTATCTCTTCCCGCCGCTGTCGGCCTCGGGGCTCGCCTACGCGGCGACGCTGTCGGCCTCCCACCTCGCCGAGGCGCGCAGGATCTGCGAGCGCGCGCGGGCGGTCTGGCGTGCGGCGATGGCGCCCGACCAGGTCCTGATCCTCCCCACGCTGCCGATGGCACCGGCGGCGCGGCAGGCCGAGACGGTGGTGTTGCGCGGCGAGGTGGTGCCGATCACCAACGCCAACATCCGCCTCACCGAGATGTTCAACATCGCCGGACTGCCCGTGGTCGTCGCGCCGGTCGACGGGCTTTCCGTCCAGTTCGTCGCCGCGGCGGGCCGGGACGAGTGGCTGCTCGCCACCGTGCGACGCCTGCTGGGCGCCTGAGCGCGGGGCCCCGATCGCGAGGGGGACGCCGCGTCAGGCCGCGTGGCGGACGGCGGCGCGGACCTCGGCGACGTCGACGATCGAGATCTCGGCGCGCGGGACGCCGCGGAAGGCGCCGTGCGTCACCTCGACGGCGACGTTGACGGAGCTGCCGCGCGCGGCACGCAGCCGCTCGCCGACCGGGCCGGCGGAGCGGAACAGCATCGCGTCGATCCCCGGTCCGGCACGGCCCGCGAGGCGCAGCTTGAGGCATTCGCCCGATCCGACCGGCATCACATGCTCCACATGCGCGGCGTCGAGCGCGATGACGGGCTTCGGCCGGCCGGCGCCCCATGGGCCGTGGTCGGTGAGGAGCCGGGCGAGCGGCTCGTCGATGGCACCCGGCGCGGCGATGGCGTCGATCTTCAGCGTGTCGGTGGCCATGGCCTCGCGCACCACCGAGCCGAGGCGGTCCTCGAGCCACGCGGTAAGCGTGGCGACGCGCTCCGGGGCGACGGTGAGGCCGGCCGCCATCGCGTGGCCGCCGCCCTTGATGAGGAGACCGTCGGCCGCGGCCTC from Acuticoccus sediminis includes these protein-coding regions:
- the glpX gene encoding class II fructose-bisphosphatase gives rise to the protein MSEEKTPHEDALDRVLTVEVMRVTERAAVAAARLRGRGDEKAADQAAVDAMRRELNRLAIEGIVVIGEGERDEAPMLYIGEAVGTGGHRVDIALDPLEGTTLCAKDMPNSIATLALANGGALLHAPDVYMQKIAIGPGYPDGLLELDMPPDEVVRRVAREKGVPPAEVTACVLDRPRHTQLIDELRKTGAAVRLISDGDVAGVINTTNPLESGIDLYIGIGAAPEGVLAAAALRCVGGQMQGRLILDNEERRSRAEKMGISDPDKIYTHEEMASGDVYFSATGVTDGNLVRGVRFHPDYIETETIVMRSFHGTVRTIRARHTDFSKFLPA
- a CDS encoding amidase family protein, which encodes MTPKDPFNAFVDLVPEPGPGPRLAVKDMIAVEGLLQTAGLPVRAGRRASRDARVVTRFREAGYAVVGSTATDEAGFGTMTAAVANPRHPGRAVGGSSGGSAAAVAAGLADIGLGTDTGGSVRIPAAYCDLTSYKPTNERAEMDGVLPLSPAFDVVGVMARTLGDLAPVAPFLVDRWDGVDAAPARLTFAVDELGAADVFVAETFAPIARAFGAAPFASPLPYEPVAIAHSDLVCADALAVHREDWGRAPYLFPPLSASGLAYAATLSASHLAEARRICERARAVWRAAMAPDQVLILPTLPMAPAARQAETVVLRGEVVPITNANIRLTEMFNIAGLPVVVAPVDGLSVQFVAAAGRDEWLLATVRRLLGA